One genomic window of Streptomyces sp. WP-1 includes the following:
- a CDS encoding SDR family NAD(P)-dependent oxidoreductase: protein MNLLDGQTALVTGAGGGIGRAIALRFAGQGAAVALHCRTAVTAAGETADRIRAAGGEAVVLRADLTDEDACHRLVHDTLDWSGGRLTALVDNAAVQPVRPLPGMTAAEWRAVIDTDLTSVFACTQAAAAHMRGHGGGTVTHIASIEAAHPAPGHAHYGAAKAAVVAHARSAALEYGPDGIRVNTVSPGLIDRPGLADAWPDGVHRWRTAAPTGRLGRPEDIADACVFLVSPLASWITGHDLVVDEGVSARPTW, encoded by the coding sequence ATGAACCTCCTCGACGGACAGACCGCCCTGGTGACCGGCGCGGGCGGCGGCATCGGCCGCGCCATCGCGCTGCGCTTCGCCGGACAGGGCGCGGCGGTCGCCCTGCACTGCCGTACGGCGGTCACCGCGGCCGGGGAGACCGCCGACCGGATCCGCGCGGCGGGCGGCGAGGCGGTCGTACTGCGCGCGGACCTGACCGACGAGGACGCCTGCCACCGCCTGGTCCACGACACCCTGGACTGGTCCGGCGGCCGGCTCACCGCGCTGGTCGACAACGCGGCCGTACAGCCGGTGCGGCCACTGCCCGGGATGACCGCCGCCGAGTGGCGCGCGGTGATCGACACCGACCTCACCAGCGTCTTCGCCTGCACCCAGGCCGCCGCGGCCCATATGCGCGGGCACGGCGGCGGCACCGTCACCCACATCGCGTCCATCGAGGCGGCCCACCCCGCGCCCGGCCACGCCCACTACGGCGCGGCCAAGGCGGCGGTCGTGGCGCACGCCCGGTCGGCCGCGCTGGAGTACGGCCCCGACGGCATCCGCGTCAACACGGTCTCCCCGGGCCTGATCGACCGCCCGGGCCTCGCGGACGCCTGGCCGGACGGCGTCCACCGCTGGCGCACCGCCGCCCCCACCGGCCGCCTGGGCCGACCCGAGGACATCGCCGACGCCTGCGTCTTCCTGGTCTCGCCGCTCGCCTCCTGGATCACCGGGCACGACCTGGTGGTGGACGAGGGCGTGTCGGCGCGGCCTACCTGGTGA
- a CDS encoding GNAT family N-acetyltransferase — protein sequence MTTDAHETSYEQHVDGFGTVRVRPLDPAADADVIHAWVSEERAAFWGMTGLSRDQVAEIYAHMATLDTHHAHLVTKDGAPAALFQTYEPAADRVGECYDVRPGDLGVHVLLAPADPAGARPGWSAALLTVLTTYALTVLGRERLVVDPDVRNAKAIDRFVRQGFVPGPAVVLPEVDLPDVYLPEKHAQLAFLERR from the coding sequence ATGACCACTGACGCGCACGAGACGTCGTACGAGCAGCACGTCGACGGCTTCGGCACCGTCCGCGTCCGTCCCCTGGACCCCGCCGCCGACGCGGACGTGATCCACGCCTGGGTGAGCGAGGAACGCGCCGCCTTCTGGGGCATGACCGGCCTCAGCCGCGACCAGGTCGCCGAGATCTACGCCCACATGGCCACCCTGGACACCCACCACGCCCACCTGGTCACCAAGGACGGCGCCCCGGCCGCCCTGTTCCAGACGTACGAGCCCGCCGCCGACCGCGTCGGCGAGTGCTACGACGTCCGCCCCGGCGACCTCGGCGTGCACGTCCTGCTCGCCCCCGCCGACCCCGCCGGCGCGCGCCCCGGCTGGTCCGCCGCGCTGCTCACCGTCCTGACGACGTACGCGCTGACCGTCCTCGGCCGGGAGCGGCTGGTGGTCGACCCGGACGTCCGCAACGCCAAGGCGATCGACCGCTTCGTCCGCCAGGGCTTCGTGCCCGGACCCGCCGTCGTACTGCCCGAGGTGGACCTCCCCGACGTGTACCTGCCCGAGAAGCACGCCCAACTCGCCTTCCTGGAGCGTCGGTAG
- a CDS encoding penicillin acylase family protein, with the protein MTSETYRDAFGIPHLRAADVHALARAQGRVTALDRAWQLEVERHRAQGTSASFLGPDEVPWDVLARRARLADTARRCFAALERRDPETARWVRSYADGVNEGLPAGARRAPEFARTALTPGRWEPWTPLAVWLSTHLLFAGFPAKLWREQAIRHLGPDAVGLFATDGPGTAGSNGWLLAGARTATGRPLLAGDPHRFIEDPGVYQQIRLACPEFDVLGLAVPGVPGLPHFGHAGAVAWGITNAMADYQDLYRERLRRAGSSVEVLGPDGRWHPAHAHTETLEVAGEAPVEVEVIETERGPVIAGGPETPYDPEAADGGALALRYPPRVTEDLGFGALLPLLRARNVADVDRALDAWAEPVNVVQAADTDGGTLHRVAGRVPLRARANRLHPVPAWRPGHDWHGWHEMPYAPVPDGIAVMANQRGPAAPLGVEFAPPHRADRIRALLDTGGRWSAGDMAAIHTDTHLASAAPLLDHLAALDGLAPAAARVRDRLLAWDRRMDADSTDAALFAALRGAVVRLLAAQPAFAPLTEPPAYPVALRPWLALVPRVGFALEHLLRAEELYGIDRPALVREALEDVAAQPPTGTWSDTHRLVPWQALPDGLTTPGLAGDHDCVLCTSAVPGLTDLAARGPAARWVWDLADRDASRWVVPFGADGVPGSPHHHDQLPLWLGGELAPVVTDWNRLTPDRTPDRTLEHPHDH; encoded by the coding sequence GTGACCAGCGAGACCTACCGCGACGCCTTCGGCATCCCCCATCTGCGCGCGGCGGACGTGCACGCGCTGGCCCGCGCGCAGGGCCGGGTCACCGCGCTCGACCGGGCCTGGCAGCTGGAGGTCGAACGGCACCGCGCCCAGGGCACGTCCGCGTCCTTCCTCGGCCCCGATGAGGTCCCCTGGGACGTTCTCGCCCGCCGGGCCCGCCTGGCCGACACCGCCCGCCGCTGCTTCGCCGCGCTGGAACGCCGGGACCCGGAGACCGCGCGCTGGGTGCGGTCGTACGCCGACGGGGTCAACGAGGGCCTGCCGGCCGGCGCCCGCCGCGCCCCGGAGTTCGCCCGCACCGCGCTCACCCCGGGCCGCTGGGAGCCCTGGACCCCGCTCGCCGTCTGGCTCTCCACCCATCTCCTCTTCGCGGGCTTCCCGGCCAAGCTCTGGCGCGAGCAGGCGATCCGGCACCTGGGCCCGGACGCGGTGGGCCTGTTCGCCACCGACGGCCCCGGCACGGCGGGCAGCAACGGCTGGCTGCTCGCCGGCGCCCGCACCGCCACCGGCCGGCCGCTGCTCGCCGGCGACCCCCACCGCTTCATCGAGGACCCCGGTGTCTACCAGCAGATCCGCCTGGCCTGCCCCGAGTTCGACGTCCTCGGCCTGGCCGTCCCCGGCGTCCCCGGCCTGCCCCACTTCGGGCACGCGGGCGCGGTCGCCTGGGGCATCACCAACGCCATGGCCGACTACCAGGACCTCTACCGCGAGCGCCTGCGCCGCGCGGGCTCCTCGGTCGAGGTGCTGGGCCCGGACGGGCGCTGGCACCCGGCGCACGCGCACACCGAGACGCTGGAGGTCGCGGGGGAGGCGCCCGTCGAGGTCGAGGTGATCGAGACGGAGCGGGGCCCCGTGATCGCGGGGGGCCCGGAGACGCCGTACGACCCGGAGGCCGCCGACGGCGGGGCGCTCGCCCTGCGGTACCCGCCCCGCGTCACGGAGGACCTCGGCTTCGGCGCGCTGCTCCCGCTCCTGCGCGCGCGGAACGTCGCCGACGTCGACCGGGCCCTGGACGCCTGGGCCGAGCCGGTGAACGTCGTCCAGGCGGCCGACACCGACGGCGGCACCCTGCACCGCGTCGCCGGGCGCGTCCCGCTGCGCGCCCGCGCCAACCGCCTCCACCCGGTGCCCGCCTGGCGCCCCGGCCACGACTGGCACGGCTGGCACGAGATGCCGTACGCCCCCGTCCCGGACGGCATCGCCGTGATGGCCAACCAGCGCGGCCCGGCCGCCCCGCTCGGCGTGGAGTTCGCCCCGCCGCACCGCGCCGACCGCATCCGCGCCCTCCTCGACACCGGTGGCCGCTGGAGCGCCGGGGACATGGCCGCGATCCACACCGACACGCATCTCGCCTCCGCCGCGCCCCTCCTCGACCACCTCGCCGCGCTCGACGGCCTCGCCCCGGCCGCGGCCCGGGTGCGCGACCGGCTGCTCGCGTGGGACCGCCGCATGGACGCCGACAGCACCGACGCGGCGCTCTTCGCGGCGCTGCGCGGCGCGGTCGTACGACTCCTCGCCGCACAACCGGCGTTCGCGCCGCTCACCGAACCCCCGGCGTACCCGGTGGCGCTGCGCCCCTGGCTGGCCCTCGTCCCGCGCGTCGGCTTCGCCCTCGAACACCTGCTGCGTGCCGAGGAGTTGTACGGCATCGACCGTCCGGCCCTCGTCCGTGAGGCACTTGAGGACGTGGCCGCCCAACCCCCCACCGGCACCTGGTCGGACACCCACCGCCTCGTCCCCTGGCAGGCCCTGCCGGACGGCCTGACCACCCCGGGCCTGGCCGGCGACCACGACTGCGTGCTGTGCACCTCCGCCGTGCCCGGCCTCACCGACCTTGCCGCCCGCGGCCCCGCCGCCCGCTGGGTCTGGGACCTCGCCGACCGGGACGCCAGCCGCTGGGTGGTCCCCTTCGGCGCCGACGGCGTCCCCGGCAGCCCGCACCACCACGACCAACTCCCCCTGTGGCTCGGGGGAGAACTCGCCCCCGTCGTCACCGACTGGAACCGGCTCACCCCCGACCGCACCCCCGACCGCACCCTGGAGCACCCGCATGACCACTGA
- a CDS encoding cupin domain-containing protein, which translates to MTTPHELIAHYGLEPIPREGGLFRRTWEGPERADGRPEGAAIVALLTADDYSALHRLPHAEIWHFYLGDPLHLLLLAPDGTTRTAVLGPDLRAGQQVQLTVPARTWMGARVAPGGAWTHFGCTTAPGFTYADYEHGDAADLTARYPAEAARIRELCRT; encoded by the coding sequence GTGACGACTCCGCACGAGCTGATCGCGCACTACGGACTCGAACCGATCCCCCGCGAGGGCGGCCTGTTCCGGCGTACCTGGGAGGGGCCCGAGCGGGCGGACGGCCGCCCCGAGGGCGCCGCCATCGTGGCCCTGCTCACCGCGGACGACTACTCCGCCCTGCACCGCCTCCCGCACGCCGAGATCTGGCACTTCTACCTCGGCGACCCGCTGCACCTGCTGCTCCTTGCCCCCGACGGCACCACCCGCACCGCCGTCCTCGGCCCCGATCTGCGCGCCGGACAGCAGGTCCAGCTGACCGTCCCGGCCCGCACCTGGATGGGGGCGCGGGTGGCCCCGGGCGGCGCCTGGACGCACTTCGGCTGCACGACGGCCCCCGGCTTCACCTACGCGGACTACGAGCACGGGGACGCCGCGGACCTCACGGCGCGCTACCCCGCCGAGGCCGCCCGGATCAGGGAACTGTGCCGCACATGA
- a CDS encoding HhH-GPD-type base excision DNA repair protein — protein MDVTLHLAQDPAADALLGRSPLAALTGMLLDQQVPMEWAFKGPRTIADRLGAEDLDAHEIAARDPEAFAALLAGKPAVHRYPGSMAKRVQQLCQYLVEHYDGDAEAVWRGVGSGSELLKRLEELPGFGRQKAQIFLALLGKQLGVAPAGWREAAGAYGEPDSYRSVADITGPDSLTKVRAHKQEMKAAAKAAKATKTAKAEKAARK, from the coding sequence ATGGACGTCACCCTGCACCTCGCCCAGGATCCGGCGGCCGACGCGCTGCTCGGACGCTCGCCCCTCGCCGCGCTCACCGGGATGCTGCTGGACCAGCAGGTTCCGATGGAGTGGGCGTTCAAGGGGCCCCGGACCATCGCCGACCGGCTCGGCGCCGAGGACCTGGACGCGCACGAGATCGCGGCGCGGGACCCGGAGGCGTTCGCCGCGCTGCTCGCCGGGAAGCCGGCCGTGCACCGCTACCCGGGCTCCATGGCCAAACGCGTCCAGCAGCTGTGCCAGTACCTGGTCGAGCACTACGACGGGGACGCCGAGGCCGTCTGGCGGGGCGTCGGCAGCGGGTCCGAGCTGCTGAAACGCCTGGAGGAGCTGCCGGGGTTCGGACGGCAGAAGGCGCAGATCTTCCTCGCGCTGCTGGGCAAGCAGCTCGGGGTCGCGCCGGCGGGCTGGCGCGAGGCGGCCGGCGCCTACGGCGAACCGGACTCCTACCGGTCCGTCGCCGACATCACCGGACCGGACTCGCTCACCAAGGTGCGCGCCCACAAGCAGGAGATGAAGGCGGCGGCCAAGGCGGCCAAGGCGACGAAGACGGCCAAGGCGGAGAAGGCGGCCCGGAAGTAG
- a CDS encoding HdeD family acid-resistance protein yields the protein MTEASHHGPEWGREYDDQRVHGGHPPGAPHEPQARRERHEAEPPVEGPLHALAKAAWQVVLVTGIASLVLGVLVLVWPGHSLVVAGVLFGLYLLVSGVFQLTAAFGTHQATSLRVLAFISGALSILLGLLCFRGPMQSILLLALWIGIGWLIRGVTHTMAAISDPRMPARGWQIALGVLTFVAGIVLIDSPFESVAVLTLVGGIWLVVVGITEIITAFRIRHRAKQVPQTV from the coding sequence ATGACCGAGGCATCGCATCACGGTCCGGAATGGGGCCGTGAGTACGACGACCAGCGCGTCCACGGCGGACATCCGCCGGGCGCCCCGCACGAACCGCAGGCGCGCCGCGAGCGCCATGAGGCCGAACCGCCGGTCGAGGGACCGCTGCACGCCCTGGCCAAGGCCGCCTGGCAGGTGGTCCTGGTCACCGGGATCGCCTCGCTGGTCCTGGGCGTCCTGGTCCTGGTGTGGCCGGGCCACTCGCTGGTCGTGGCCGGCGTCCTCTTCGGGCTCTATCTGCTGGTCAGCGGCGTGTTCCAGCTCACCGCAGCGTTCGGCACGCACCAGGCGACCTCGCTGCGGGTGCTGGCGTTCATCAGCGGCGCGCTGTCGATCCTGCTCGGCCTGCTCTGCTTCCGCGGGCCCATGCAGTCGATCCTGCTGCTCGCCCTGTGGATCGGCATCGGCTGGCTGATCCGCGGGGTCACCCACACCATGGCCGCGATCTCCGACCCCCGGATGCCCGCGCGCGGCTGGCAGATCGCGCTCGGCGTGCTGACCTTCGTCGCCGGGATCGTGCTGATCGACTCGCCCTTCGAGTCGGTGGCCGTACTGACCCTCGTCGGCGGCATCTGGCTGGTCGTGGTGGGCATCACCGAGATCATCACCGCGTTCCGCATCCGGCACCGGGCGAAGCAGGTGCCGCAGACCGTCTGA
- a CDS encoding DUF4041 domain-containing protein: MRTRSPRRRSCGPGSRGRRGWTPNASPTSYGRSRRRPAALRERAVAEAGDEARGIVEDARATAKEILADARRAAKETDRLREDADRRRAEVAAADRRLAELQARIVNADETALLQEAGIYAYRHVLQDAIAYRSRLDTLRDEIKSLARAGRAVHATTDWTVNGSRREGQKMVRDFSKLMLRAYNAEADYAVRSMRPYRLASLVDRLYKSRETIAELGATMHIRISDEFHDARVRELELTADYLQKKDEEKEAQREARAREREEAAVQRELDRQREKLNKELGHYQAALQRLRERGDESGATELEAKLAEIENSLQDVESRAANIRTGYVYVVSNVGAFGDRIVKIGMTRRLEPLERVYELSGAAVPFRFDVHALIFSKDAVGLEAELHRHFASQRVNQVNSRKEFFYATPVEVRDALHRFAGQHLIEFTEEPQALEWRASRNGNANGAAPPSTALTR; encoded by the coding sequence GTGCGGACGCGGTCTCCGAGGCGGAGGAGCTGCGGGCCTGGATCGCGCGGACGCAGGGGCTGGACGCCGAACGCGTCGCCGACCTCGTACGGCAGGTCGAGGCGGAGGCCCGCGGCGCTGCGGGAGAGGGCGGTCGCCGAGGCCGGTGACGAGGCCAGGGGGATCGTCGAGGACGCGCGGGCCACGGCGAAGGAGATCCTCGCCGACGCGCGCCGAGCGGCCAAGGAGACCGACCGGCTGCGCGAGGACGCCGACCGTCGCCGCGCGGAGGTCGCCGCGGCCGACCGGCGGCTCGCCGAACTCCAGGCGCGGATCGTCAACGCCGATGAGACCGCCCTGCTCCAGGAGGCGGGGATCTACGCCTACCGGCATGTCCTCCAGGACGCGATCGCCTACCGCAGCCGGCTCGACACGCTCCGGGACGAGATCAAGTCGCTGGCCCGCGCGGGCCGGGCCGTGCACGCCACCACGGACTGGACGGTCAACGGTTCCAGACGCGAGGGCCAGAAGATGGTCCGCGACTTCTCCAAGCTCATGCTGCGCGCCTACAACGCCGAGGCCGACTACGCGGTGCGGTCCATGCGGCCGTACCGGCTCGCCTCCCTGGTCGACCGGCTCTACAAGAGCCGCGAGACGATCGCCGAACTGGGCGCCACCATGCACATCCGGATCAGCGACGAGTTCCACGACGCGCGGGTGCGGGAGCTGGAACTCACCGCCGACTACCTCCAGAAGAAGGACGAGGAGAAGGAGGCACAGCGCGAGGCCCGCGCCCGGGAGCGGGAGGAGGCCGCCGTGCAGCGGGAGCTGGACCGGCAGCGCGAGAAGCTGAACAAGGAACTCGGCCACTACCAGGCGGCGTTGCAGCGGCTGCGCGAGCGCGGGGACGAGAGCGGCGCCACGGAGCTGGAGGCCAAGCTCGCCGAGATCGAGAACTCGCTCCAGGACGTCGAGTCCCGCGCGGCCAACATCCGTACCGGCTATGTGTACGTCGTCTCGAACGTCGGCGCCTTCGGGGATCGCATCGTGAAGATCGGCATGACCCGCCGGCTCGAACCCCTCGAACGGGTCTACGAGTTGAGCGGTGCGGCCGTTCCCTTCCGCTTCGACGTGCACGCGCTGATCTTCAGCAAGGACGCGGTCGGCCTGGAGGCGGAACTGCACCGGCACTTCGCGTCCCAGCGGGTCAACCAGGTCAACAGCCGCAAGGAGTTCTTCTACGCCACACCGGTGGAGGTGCGCGACGCGCTGCACCGGTTCGCCGGGCAGCACCTGATCGAGTTCACCGAGGAGCCCCAGGCCCTGGAGTGGCGCGCGAGCAGGAACGGGAACGCGAACGGCGCCGCCCCGCCGAGCACGGCGCTCACCAGGTAG